In the genome of Candidatus Nitrosotenuis sp. DW1, one region contains:
- a CDS encoding nucleotidyltransferase domain-containing protein encodes MLEEYNINQTTLKILSNYLDNYKKSLHLREISREIKVDVKATQLQLKKLERINVLFSTVKGRNKEYTLNLNNITTQYYLMMAETFVSIIYLKKNFLIKKIIGEIGNKIHDPVILFGSFAKSTHTKDSDVDLFIISDKKIKTSITLEAGNLVGREINLKSTNRDRFMNGLRSNDPLIKEVVSNHIILKGIDEFCDIMWNYHVV; translated from the coding sequence ATGTTGGAAGAATACAACATTAACCAAACTACGCTGAAAATACTCAGCAATTATCTAGATAACTACAAAAAATCGTTGCACCTAAGAGAAATATCAAGAGAAATCAAGGTGGATGTAAAGGCAACTCAATTACAACTCAAAAAACTGGAAAGGATTAATGTATTATTTAGTACCGTCAAAGGCCGCAACAAAGAGTATACCCTAAACTTGAATAACATAACAACACAGTATTATCTAATGATGGCAGAGACTTTTGTCTCTATTATTTATCTTAAGAAAAACTTTTTGATAAAGAAGATCATTGGAGAAATCGGAAATAAAATCCATGATCCGGTAATCTTGTTCGGCAGCTTTGCAAAGAGTACCCATACAAAAGACAGTGACGTAGACCTATTCATCATAAGCGATAAAAAGATCAAAACTAGCATAACCCTTGAAGCTGGCAATCTAGTAGGAAGAGAAATAAACTTGAAATCTACAAACAGAGATCGATTTATGAATGGATTGAGAAGTAACGATCCACTCATAAAAGAAGTTGTTTCAAACCACATCATTCTCAAGGGCATAGACGAATTCTGCGATATCATGTGGAATTACCATGTCGTATGA
- a CDS encoding HEPN domain-containing protein, whose amino-acid sequence MSYDKKYFKWCASQKKGIRLVKESENLQKAYTKKSNEALKSMDVNAKAGINEWTISTSYYAKYFAIYALLSRIGIKCEIHDCTIALFGHLFGDVIPQTFIQNLKQAKEDRIDAQYYTTEIRIDYSELIRNTKDFVLKIEEIIDSLNPKKILDIRKELKTMCN is encoded by the coding sequence ATGTCGTATGATAAAAAATATTTCAAGTGGTGCGCAAGCCAAAAGAAAGGCATCAGACTGGTCAAGGAATCGGAGAATTTGCAAAAAGCATACACGAAGAAATCTAACGAAGCCCTGAAATCCATGGATGTCAATGCCAAAGCAGGCATCAATGAGTGGACTATCTCGACTAGTTATTATGCAAAATACTTTGCCATCTACGCTTTATTGTCACGCATAGGAATAAAATGCGAGATACATGACTGCACGATTGCTTTATTCGGCCATCTATTTGGAGATGTTATTCCACAAACGTTTATTCAAAATTTGAAACAGGCTAAGGAAGATCGAATAGATGCACAGTATTATACCACTGAAATAAGAATAGATTATTCAGAACTAATCAGGAATACAAAGGATTTCGTTCTCAAGATAGAAGAGATCATCGATAGCCTTAACCCTAAAAAGATCTTAGACATAAGAAAAGAACTCAAAACCATGTGTAATTAG
- a CDS encoding DNA polymerase ligase N-terminal domain-containing protein, with translation MSEITESFCNDIVKQYDSRKIARPVYVIQEHHASRLHWDLRFEFDGVLKSWALPKIPPTKEGEKRLAVSVPDHPVQYALFEGQIPEGNYGAGSVKIWDRGTFETVEKEPKKMVLNIKGEKLQGNYCLLHFKPQENNWLFFKLKAA, from the coding sequence ATGTCGGAAATTACTGAAAGCTTTTGCAACGACATAGTAAAACAATATGATTCTAGAAAAATAGCAAGACCGGTCTACGTAATACAAGAACATCATGCGTCAAGATTACACTGGGATTTGAGATTCGAGTTTGACGGAGTATTGAAAAGTTGGGCTTTACCAAAAATACCCCCAACAAAAGAAGGAGAAAAAAGACTGGCAGTGTCGGTTCCTGATCACCCAGTACAATACGCCTTGTTTGAAGGGCAAATTCCAGAGGGAAATTATGGCGCAGGATCAGTGAAAATTTGGGACAGGGGCACGTTTGAGACAGTAGAAAAGGAACCAAAAAAGATGGTCTTGAACATAAAGGGCGAAAAACTCCAAGGAAATTACTGCTTATTGCATTTTAAGCCTCAAGAAAACAATTGGCTGTTTTTCAAGCTAAAGGCTGCATAA
- a CDS encoding CBS domain-containing protein, with the protein MQVKELAKKPIGILKHSTMSDVIKKLLENHISRLVVLDSGNPVGIISQKDVGFFLFNDSTKDGLDKIPLSSVMNNIEYVDGDTTVEKCAKTLVDKKISSLCVKENSQLGIFTKTDLAVYYSKNYSKKHKVIDFMTHDYISTHNATPLFKVVRKMLEHKISRIITKNQSEQPVGILSFKDLFRISLELGSEEDDEGFTLSDQIRRGFLSEKGFGSISLAKDVMSKEILTVKFNDDLENACKIMLNNNVSGLAVLDGNDGFTGIISKTDVTRALSSMS; encoded by the coding sequence ATGCAGGTAAAGGAATTAGCAAAAAAACCGATTGGGATCCTAAAACATTCCACAATGTCAGATGTCATCAAAAAATTACTCGAAAATCACATAAGCAGGCTAGTTGTTCTTGACTCTGGAAATCCTGTTGGAATAATCTCTCAAAAAGATGTTGGATTTTTCTTGTTCAACGACTCTACAAAAGACGGCCTTGACAAGATACCACTTTCTAGTGTTATGAACAACATAGAATACGTTGATGGTGATACAACAGTTGAGAAATGCGCAAAAACACTTGTTGATAAAAAAATCAGCTCATTATGCGTCAAGGAAAACAGCCAATTAGGCATCTTTACAAAGACTGATCTTGCGGTGTATTACTCAAAAAACTATTCGAAAAAACACAAAGTAATTGATTTTATGACCCATGACTACATATCGACTCACAACGCAACTCCGCTTTTTAAGGTGGTAAGAAAAATGCTTGAGCACAAAATCTCAAGAATAATTACTAAAAACCAAAGCGAGCAACCTGTAGGCATACTCTCGTTTAAAGACCTATTCAGAATATCTTTGGAATTGGGCAGTGAAGAAGACGATGAAGGATTCACGTTGTCAGACCAGATAAGGCGGGGATTTTTGTCAGAAAAGGGTTTTGGAAGCATATCATTGGCAAAAGACGTAATGTCTAAAGAAATTCTTACTGTAAAATTCAACGATGATCTCGAGAATGCTTGTAAAATAATGCTAAACAACAATGTGAGTGGCCTTGCAGTTCTTGATGGAAATGATGGTTTTACCGGCATTATCAGCAAAACCGATGTTACAAGAGCATTATCTTCCATGAGTTAA
- a CDS encoding ParB/RepB/Spo0J family partition protein, whose product MKTILVQIKDLEVNPWQFRMMPEKDFESLQNNIHANGFETIPQPIVAKINKKYYIVDGHARISAASNAEIKEIKCGLAEWVVNYQDLRVWSFRLNRQGYSNPLVLSDMINEDMQILHNMRNVADIYGVNEEYISSLVQIKNLHDDTKAVIQKIMNVARKKYQFLLEQISPAHLSSLAEVSPQKQVEVVDWIFHDIMYGPTDESLVSIPSIYEIINEIAKVQNEKEKKTYKKSEKNNSKDIPFTCKCGARYDVDAKSHMVYEFLEQDNVIIRKQVKTEKPFPAFSSNSYSKKKMHEIIDRFYDNAELRILVSKREYYENWQR is encoded by the coding sequence ATGAAGACAATTCTAGTCCAAATCAAAGATCTTGAGGTAAACCCATGGCAATTTAGGATGATGCCGGAAAAAGATTTTGAGAGTCTGCAAAACAACATACATGCCAACGGATTTGAAACGATTCCACAGCCAATTGTTGCAAAGATCAATAAAAAATACTATATTGTGGACGGGCATGCAAGAATCAGCGCTGCATCAAACGCAGAGATAAAAGAGATCAAATGCGGGCTTGCAGAATGGGTAGTCAACTACCAAGATCTGCGGGTGTGGTCATTTCGTCTAAACAGGCAGGGCTACTCTAACCCGCTTGTCCTATCAGATATGATAAACGAAGACATGCAAATCCTGCACAACATGAGAAACGTTGCAGACATTTACGGGGTAAATGAGGAATACATTTCATCTCTAGTTCAGATCAAAAATCTTCACGACGACACAAAGGCGGTAATCCAGAAAATAATGAACGTTGCAAGGAAGAAATATCAATTTCTTCTAGAGCAGATTAGCCCCGCTCATCTCTCAAGCCTTGCAGAGGTTTCTCCTCAAAAGCAAGTCGAGGTCGTAGACTGGATATTTCACGACATAATGTACGGGCCGACAGACGAATCACTTGTGTCAATACCCAGCATCTACGAGATAATCAATGAAATCGCCAAGGTTCAAAACGAGAAAGAGAAAAAGACATACAAGAAATCAGAAAAAAACAACAGCAAAGATATTCCATTTACATGCAAGTGCGGCGCAAGATATGATGTCGATGCCAAATCCCACATGGTGTACGAGTTTCTGGAGCAAGACAACGTCATAATAAGAAAGCAAGTCAAAACGGAAAAACCATTCCCTGCGTTCTCATCTAACTCATACAGTAAAAAGAAAATGCATGAAATAATCGACAGGTTCTACGATAACGCCGAGCTGAGGATACTGGTATCAAAAAGAGAGTACTATGAGAATTGGCAACGATGA